In one window of Cupriavidus necator N-1 DNA:
- the fabD gene encoding ACP S-malonyltransferase gives MKFAFVFPGQGSQSVGMLNAFADNAVVRATVEEASAALGQDLGRLIAEGPAEELNLTTNTQPVMLTAAVAVYRAWLDAGGPAPALVAGHSLGEYSALVAAGVIPFADAVPLVRFRAQAMQEAVPVGEGAMAAILGLSDDDVRAACAEASAAGVVEAVNFNAPSQVVIAGHKAAVEKACEIAKGKGAKRALPLPVSAPFHSSLLKPASDRLRERMAGLAFSAPSIPLVNNVDVAIVNDPDAIKDALVRQAAAPVRWVECVQKMAAEGITHVIECGPGKVLAGMTKRIDGNLTGGAIFDPASLQDTLALLK, from the coding sequence ATGAAATTCGCTTTCGTATTTCCCGGCCAGGGTTCGCAGTCGGTCGGCATGCTCAATGCCTTCGCCGATAACGCCGTGGTGCGCGCTACCGTGGAAGAAGCCTCGGCCGCGCTCGGCCAGGACCTCGGTCGCCTGATCGCCGAAGGCCCCGCCGAAGAGCTGAACCTGACCACCAACACGCAGCCGGTGATGCTGACCGCCGCCGTGGCGGTCTACCGTGCCTGGCTGGACGCCGGTGGCCCGGCGCCGGCGCTGGTTGCCGGCCACAGCCTGGGCGAGTACTCGGCGCTGGTGGCTGCGGGCGTGATCCCGTTTGCCGATGCGGTGCCGCTGGTGCGCTTCCGCGCGCAAGCCATGCAGGAAGCCGTGCCGGTGGGCGAGGGCGCCATGGCCGCGATCCTGGGCCTGTCCGATGACGACGTGCGCGCCGCTTGCGCCGAGGCATCGGCCGCGGGCGTGGTCGAGGCCGTGAACTTCAACGCGCCGTCGCAGGTGGTGATCGCCGGCCACAAGGCCGCGGTCGAGAAGGCCTGCGAAATCGCCAAGGGCAAGGGCGCCAAGCGCGCGCTGCCGCTGCCGGTGTCGGCGCCGTTCCACTCGTCGCTGCTCAAGCCCGCTTCGGACCGCCTGCGCGAGCGCATGGCCGGCCTGGCTTTCTCGGCGCCGTCGATCCCGCTGGTGAACAACGTCGACGTCGCCATCGTCAATGATCCGGACGCGATCAAGGACGCCCTGGTGCGCCAGGCCGCAGCGCCGGTGCGCTGGGTCGAGTGCGTGCAGAAGATGGCCGCCGAAGGCATCACGCACGTGATCGAATGCGGCCCCGGCAAGGTGCTGGCCGGCATGACCAAGCGCATCGACGGCAACCTGACCGGCGGCGCGATCTTCGATCCGGCCTCGCTGCAAGACACGCTGGCGCTGCTGAAGTAA
- a CDS encoding beta-ketoacyl-ACP synthase III has protein sequence MTKYAKIIGTGSYLPPRRVTNHDLAAQLAEKGIETSDDWIVSRSGISARHWAEPDVTSSDLAVKAAEQAIEAAGIDRQSIDLIIVATSTPDFVFPSTACIVQEKLGITNHCPAFDLQAVCSGFVYALATADKFIRSGSHRNVLVIGTEVFSRILDFNDRTTCVLFGDGAGAVLLSASEEPGILSTAMHSDGRHVDILCVPGNVAGGNITGNPFLHMDGQAVFKLAVNVLDKVAREAMEAASLTPDQVDWLIPHQANIRIMQGTAKKLGLPAERMVATVHEHGNTSAASIPLALDVAVRDGRIRPGQTVLMEGVGGGFTWGAVLLRM, from the coding sequence ATGACCAAGTACGCAAAAATCATCGGTACCGGGAGCTACCTGCCTCCGCGGCGCGTGACCAACCATGACCTGGCCGCGCAGCTTGCCGAAAAGGGCATCGAGACCAGCGACGACTGGATCGTCTCGCGCAGCGGCATTTCGGCACGCCACTGGGCCGAGCCGGATGTGACCAGCAGCGATCTCGCGGTCAAGGCTGCCGAGCAGGCCATCGAGGCTGCCGGCATCGACCGCCAGAGCATCGACCTGATCATCGTCGCCACCTCGACGCCGGACTTTGTGTTCCCCAGCACGGCCTGCATCGTGCAGGAAAAGCTGGGCATCACCAACCACTGCCCGGCCTTCGACCTGCAGGCGGTGTGCTCGGGCTTCGTGTACGCGCTGGCCACGGCCGACAAGTTCATCCGCAGCGGCTCGCACCGCAACGTGCTGGTGATCGGCACCGAGGTGTTCTCGCGCATCCTGGACTTCAACGACCGCACCACCTGCGTGCTGTTCGGCGACGGTGCCGGCGCCGTGCTGCTGTCGGCCTCCGAGGAGCCGGGGATCCTGTCCACCGCGATGCACTCGGACGGCAGGCATGTCGATATCCTGTGCGTGCCGGGCAACGTCGCCGGCGGCAACATCACCGGCAACCCGTTCCTGCACATGGACGGCCAGGCTGTGTTCAAGCTGGCTGTGAATGTGCTGGACAAGGTCGCGCGCGAAGCCATGGAGGCTGCCAGCCTGACGCCGGACCAGGTTGACTGGCTGATTCCGCACCAGGCCAATATCCGCATCATGCAGGGCACGGCGAAGAAGCTGGGCCTGCCGGCGGAGCGCATGGTCGCCACCGTGCATGAGCACGGCAACACCTCGGCCGCGTCGATCCCGCTGGCGCTGGACGTCGCGGTGCGCGACGGCCGCATCCGCCCGGGCCAGACCGTGCTGATGGAAGGCGTGGGCGGCGGCTTCACCTGGGGCGCGGTGCTGCTGCGCATGTGA
- the plsX gene encoding phosphate acyltransferase PlsX — protein sequence MTIKIAIDCMGGDHGVSVTVPAAISFLSRHDDAEMVLVGLPDPIRTQLKKLHALDHPRVTIVEATEVITMDDPVEVALRKKRDSSMRVAVTQVKEGLAGACISAGNTGALMAVSRYVLKTLEGIERPAIATTIPNEQGWGTTVLDLGANADCEPEHLLQFARMAEAMVAVVDHKDHPTVGLLNIGEEVIKGNEVVKRAGELLRASELNFYGNVEGNDIFKGTTDIVVCDGFVGNVALKSTEGLAKMIGSMIKEEFTRSWFTKLLAAVAMPVLSRLARRLDPARYNGASLLGLRGLVIKSHGSADAHSFEWAIKRGYDAAKNGVIARITRAFADKSSAAGAAQPAPETEVPGAHPSPHVA from the coding sequence ATGACGATCAAAATCGCTATCGACTGCATGGGCGGCGATCACGGAGTCTCCGTGACGGTGCCTGCGGCGATCAGTTTTCTATCCCGCCACGACGACGCCGAGATGGTGCTGGTCGGCTTGCCCGACCCCATCCGGACGCAGCTGAAGAAGCTTCACGCGCTGGACCATCCGCGCGTGACTATCGTCGAGGCCACCGAGGTCATCACCATGGATGACCCGGTCGAGGTGGCGCTGCGCAAGAAGAGGGATTCCTCGATGCGCGTCGCCGTCACGCAGGTCAAGGAAGGCCTGGCCGGTGCCTGCATTTCCGCCGGCAATACCGGCGCGCTGATGGCGGTGTCGCGCTATGTGCTTAAGACGCTCGAAGGCATCGAGCGGCCGGCCATCGCCACCACCATCCCGAACGAGCAAGGCTGGGGCACCACTGTGCTGGACCTGGGCGCCAATGCCGACTGCGAGCCCGAGCACCTGCTGCAGTTCGCGCGCATGGCCGAAGCCATGGTGGCCGTGGTCGACCACAAGGACCACCCCACGGTGGGCCTGCTGAACATCGGCGAGGAAGTCATCAAGGGCAATGAGGTGGTCAAGCGTGCGGGTGAACTGCTGCGCGCCTCGGAGCTGAACTTCTACGGCAACGTGGAAGGCAACGACATCTTCAAGGGCACTACCGACATCGTGGTCTGCGACGGCTTTGTCGGCAACGTGGCACTCAAGAGCACCGAGGGCCTGGCCAAGATGATCGGCAGTATGATCAAGGAAGAATTCACCCGCTCGTGGTTCACCAAGCTGCTGGCCGCAGTCGCCATGCCGGTGCTGTCGCGCCTGGCCAGGCGGCTCGACCCGGCGCGCTACAACGGCGCCTCGCTGCTTGGGCTGCGCGGGCTGGTGATCAAGAGCCACGGCTCGGCCGATGCCCATTCTTTTGAGTGGGCCATCAAACGCGGGTATGATGCCGCCAAGAATGGCGTGATCGCCCGCATTACCCGGGCTTTTGCCGATAAATCCAGCGCCGCAGGCGCTGCACAGCCCGCCCCGGAGACAGAGGTGCCTGGCGCGCATCCCAGCCCCCACGTCGCCTGA
- the rpmF gene encoding 50S ribosomal protein L32 — protein MAVQQNKKSPSKRGMHRSHDHLSAAPLAVEPTTGETHLRHHVSPNGYYRGRKVIKTKND, from the coding sequence ATGGCTGTTCAACAGAACAAGAAGTCGCCGTCCAAGCGCGGCATGCACCGTTCGCACGATCACCTGTCGGCCGCGCCGCTGGCAGTTGAGCCGACCACCGGCGAAACCCACCTGCGTCACCACGTCAGCCCGAACGGCTACTACCGTGGCCGCAAGGTCATCAAGACCAAGAACGACTGA
- a CDS encoding DUF177 domain-containing protein, which produces MTQPIDLRALDLFALCRKGESLAGDVAVRDLPRILAETAAQAPASAPDETFAYTATGFMREEAAEPGAPVARRLFLDVTVQGRIWLDCQRCLAPYAEPIDTATRFEVVESEEAADAAPMDDDEVDVIAGSKHFSLLDLIEDEVLLALPVAPKHDVCPTVHESLVTGSDGEAQPEAEPEEEKRPSPFAALAGLKTKH; this is translated from the coding sequence ATGACCCAGCCGATTGACCTGCGCGCGCTTGATCTCTTCGCCTTGTGCCGGAAGGGTGAAAGCCTGGCCGGCGACGTGGCGGTGCGGGATTTGCCGCGCATCTTAGCCGAGACCGCCGCGCAAGCGCCAGCCTCGGCACCCGATGAGACGTTTGCCTATACGGCCACTGGCTTCATGCGTGAAGAGGCGGCCGAGCCGGGCGCCCCGGTGGCGCGGCGGCTGTTTCTCGACGTGACCGTGCAGGGCCGGATATGGCTGGATTGCCAGCGCTGCCTGGCCCCCTATGCCGAGCCGATCGATACGGCAACGCGTTTCGAGGTGGTGGAGAGCGAGGAAGCGGCCGACGCCGCGCCGATGGACGACGACGAAGTCGACGTGATCGCCGGCTCGAAGCATTTCTCGCTGCTGGACCTGATTGAAGATGAAGTGCTGCTGGCGTTGCCGGTGGCCCCCAAGCATGACGTCTGCCCGACGGTGCACGAAAGCCTCGTGACCGGTTCGGACGGCGAGGCGCAGCCAGAGGCTGAGCCTGAGGAAGAAAAGCGACCTTCGCCCTTTGCGGCGCTGGCCGGCCTGAAGACCAAGCATTGA
- a CDS encoding Maf-like protein, whose protein sequence is MSPDPRPSLILGSGSPYRRELLARLRIPFEVAVPDIDETPLAGEAPEATALRLSQRKAEAIAARHPGVLVIGSDQVLTLDGEQMGKPGTHEKAVAQLRRMRGRTATFHSALCLLDARTGTVQLADVQTRVTMRDLTDAEIETYLQLERPYDVAGSAKSEGLGITLLERVESDDPTALVGLPLIALTGMLRQAGYPLLSA, encoded by the coding sequence ATGTCCCCAGACCCCCGCCCAAGCCTGATCCTTGGCTCCGGCTCGCCCTACCGCCGCGAATTGCTGGCGCGCCTGCGCATTCCGTTCGAGGTGGCCGTGCCCGACATCGACGAAACCCCGCTTGCCGGCGAAGCGCCCGAAGCCACCGCGCTGCGCCTGTCACAGCGCAAGGCCGAAGCCATTGCCGCACGCCATCCGGGCGTGCTGGTGATCGGCTCGGACCAGGTGCTGACCCTGGACGGCGAACAGATGGGCAAGCCCGGCACGCACGAGAAAGCCGTGGCGCAACTGCGCCGCATGCGCGGGCGCACCGCCACCTTCCACTCGGCCCTGTGCCTGCTGGACGCACGCACCGGCACCGTGCAGTTGGCCGACGTGCAGACCCGCGTGACCATGCGCGACCTGACCGACGCTGAAATCGAAACCTACCTGCAGCTGGAGCGCCCCTACGACGTGGCCGGCAGCGCCAAGTCCGAAGGCCTGGGCATCACGCTGCTGGAACGCGTCGAGTCGGACGACCCGACCGCACTGGTCGGCCTGCCGCTGATCGCGCTGACCGGCATGCTGCGCCAGGCCGGCTACCCTCTTCTTTCCGCATGA
- a CDS encoding SAM-dependent methyltransferase — MSGTLYLIPNTLGKRDEADPLADVIPAGVQQVAANLDYLVAENAKTARAFLKKLGETTPLARPIQQIEIRELNVNTRADALAALLVPLEAGRDGGLLSEAGVPAVADPGADLVRLAHARRIRVRPLVGPSSILLAVMGSGLNGQSFAFNGYLPVDAGERAQRLRELEQRSRKSSQTQVFIETPYRNAALLEAMRQHCAGTTLLSVAVDLTLPGETIVTLPLSDWRPERIDLHKRPAIFSLLAM; from the coding sequence ATGAGCGGCACTCTTTACCTGATCCCCAATACCCTCGGCAAGCGCGACGAAGCCGACCCACTGGCCGACGTGATCCCGGCCGGCGTGCAGCAGGTCGCGGCCAACCTCGATTACCTCGTCGCCGAGAACGCCAAGACCGCGCGCGCCTTCCTGAAGAAGCTGGGCGAGACCACGCCGCTGGCGCGCCCGATCCAGCAGATCGAGATCCGCGAACTGAACGTCAACACGCGCGCCGACGCCCTGGCCGCGCTACTTGTCCCGCTCGAAGCCGGCCGAGACGGCGGCCTGCTGTCCGAGGCCGGCGTGCCGGCGGTGGCCGATCCCGGCGCCGACCTGGTACGGCTGGCCCATGCGCGCCGCATCCGCGTGCGGCCGCTGGTCGGGCCCAGCTCGATCCTGCTGGCGGTGATGGGCTCGGGCCTGAACGGCCAGAGCTTTGCCTTCAACGGCTACCTGCCGGTCGATGCCGGCGAGCGCGCGCAGCGCCTGCGTGAGCTGGAGCAGCGCTCGCGCAAGTCCAGCCAGACCCAGGTGTTCATCGAAACGCCCTACCGCAATGCGGCGCTGCTGGAAGCCATGCGCCAGCACTGCGCCGGCACCACGCTGCTGTCCGTGGCCGTGGACCTGACCCTGCCGGGCGAGACCATCGTCACGCTGCCGCTGTCAGACTGGCGTCCCGAGCGGATCGACCTGCACAAGCGCCCGGCGATCTTCTCGCTACTGGCCATGTAA
- a CDS encoding S49 family peptidase gives MTEQQKPPSGESGQPDEHKPAGEGEPREGAPQAESERLVTAPRADYPLEDELRAGDDAARREAREREARMAGATAGPPVGSGTGWERDLLEKVLTASLREQRAARRWRIFFRFVGLALLGLLLVAVFDFKGDGTIGTGGRHTAMVTLEGEIAAGTPASAESINASLQAAFADSNAAGVILKINSPGGSPVQAGIINDEIQRLRKLHPSKPFYVVVEEICASGGYYVAAAADKIYVDKASIVGSIGVLMDGFGFTGLMDKLGVERRLYTSGANKGMLDPFSPQVPKQKAFAEAMLKQIHQQFIDVVKEGRGDRLKDDPELFSGLFWSGERAIELGLADGLGSADYVARDVLKAADIVDYTVKENIAERVAKRFGAAVGSAAMKTMLWSNRMQGMH, from the coding sequence ATGACAGAACAACAGAAGCCGCCATCGGGTGAATCGGGTCAGCCGGACGAGCACAAGCCAGCCGGCGAGGGTGAGCCGCGCGAAGGGGCGCCCCAGGCGGAGTCCGAGCGCCTGGTCACCGCACCGCGCGCCGACTACCCACTGGAAGACGAATTGCGCGCCGGCGACGACGCGGCAAGGCGTGAAGCGCGCGAGCGCGAGGCGCGCATGGCCGGTGCCACCGCGGGGCCCCCGGTTGGCAGCGGCACCGGCTGGGAGCGCGATCTGCTGGAAAAAGTGCTGACCGCATCGCTGCGCGAGCAGCGCGCGGCACGGCGCTGGCGCATCTTCTTCCGATTTGTCGGGCTGGCGTTGCTGGGGCTGCTCCTGGTCGCGGTGTTCGACTTCAAGGGCGATGGCACCATCGGCACCGGGGGCCGCCATACGGCCATGGTCACGCTGGAGGGCGAGATCGCCGCGGGCACCCCGGCCAGCGCGGAGTCGATCAATGCCTCGCTGCAGGCGGCGTTTGCTGACAGCAATGCCGCCGGCGTGATCCTGAAGATCAACTCGCCGGGCGGATCGCCGGTGCAGGCGGGCATCATCAACGATGAGATCCAGCGGCTGCGCAAGCTTCATCCGTCCAAGCCGTTCTATGTGGTGGTGGAAGAGATCTGCGCCTCGGGCGGCTATTACGTGGCCGCGGCGGCCGACAAGATCTATGTTGACAAGGCCAGCATCGTGGGCTCGATCGGCGTCCTGATGGATGGTTTTGGCTTTACCGGGCTGATGGACAAGCTGGGCGTGGAGCGCCGGCTGTACACCTCGGGCGCCAACAAGGGCATGCTGGACCCGTTCTCGCCGCAGGTGCCCAAGCAGAAGGCCTTTGCTGAAGCCATGCTCAAGCAGATCCACCAGCAGTTCATCGACGTGGTCAAGGAAGGGCGCGGCGACCGGCTCAAGGATGATCCGGAGCTGTTCTCCGGCCTGTTCTGGTCGGGTGAGCGCGCCATAGAGCTGGGCCTGGCCGACGGGCTGGGTAGTGCCGACTATGTCGCGCGCGATGTGCTCAAGGCCGCGGACATCGTCGACTACACCGTCAAGGAAAACATCGCCGAGCGCGTGGCCAAGCGCTTTGGCGCGGCAGTGGGCTCAGCGGCGATGAAGACCATGCTGTGGAGCAACCGCATGCAGGGCATGCACTGA
- a CDS encoding Rieske (2Fe-2S) protein has translation MPEAAAGQAPVRLCAAADLEEGGLGVRFSVALDQREIGAFVVRFDGAAHGYLNQCAHVPMELDWQEGRFFDTSGLYLMCATHGAVYAPDSGECVGGPCRGASLAKLRIEERDGHVYWLPEAPYRIAARMDGA, from the coding sequence ATGCCTGAGGCAGCGGCCGGCCAGGCACCGGTGCGGCTGTGCGCTGCCGCGGACTTGGAGGAAGGCGGCCTGGGCGTGCGCTTCTCGGTGGCGCTGGACCAGCGCGAGATCGGCGCTTTCGTGGTGCGTTTCGACGGCGCCGCGCACGGTTACCTGAACCAGTGCGCCCATGTGCCGATGGAGCTGGACTGGCAGGAAGGCCGGTTCTTCGATACCTCAGGCCTATACTTGATGTGCGCCACACATGGCGCGGTTTATGCGCCGGACAGCGGCGAGTGCGTCGGCGGTCCCTGCCGCGGTGCATCGCTGGCCAAGCTGCGCATCGAGGAGCGCGACGGCCACGTCTACTGGTTGCCGGAAGCGCCATACCGGATCGCTGCGCGCATGGACGGTGCCTGA
- a CDS encoding HAD-IA family hydrolase yields MARQQFDLIVFDWDGTLMDSTPTIAKCIQLASRDLGLPVPDDRAASHVIGLGLKDALSYAVPTLDPADYPRLAERYRYHFLARDADLVLFDGVREMLETLRGEHYFLGVATGKTRVGLQRALAASGLTRLFDATRCADETFSKPHPAMLHELTRELGQDVERTVMVGDTTHDLQMAANAGAKGIGVCYGAHPADSLRAMAPVHCATSIPDLTDWLLAHA; encoded by the coding sequence ATGGCCAGGCAACAATTTGACCTGATCGTTTTCGACTGGGACGGGACGCTGATGGACTCGACCCCGACCATCGCCAAGTGCATCCAGCTTGCCAGCCGCGACCTGGGCCTGCCGGTGCCGGATGACAGGGCCGCCAGCCACGTGATCGGGCTGGGCCTGAAGGATGCGCTGTCTTACGCGGTGCCGACGCTGGACCCCGCCGACTACCCGCGCCTGGCCGAACGCTACCGCTACCACTTCCTCGCTCGCGACGCCGACCTGGTGCTGTTCGACGGCGTGCGCGAAATGCTGGAGACCCTGCGCGGCGAACACTATTTTCTTGGCGTGGCCACCGGCAAGACCCGCGTCGGCTTGCAGCGCGCGCTGGCCGCGAGCGGCCTGACCCGCCTGTTCGACGCCACGCGCTGTGCCGACGAAACCTTCTCCAAGCCACACCCGGCCATGCTGCACGAGCTGACCCGCGAGCTGGGCCAGGACGTGGAGCGCACGGTGATGGTCGGCGACACCACCCATGACCTGCAGATGGCGGCCAATGCCGGCGCCAAGGGGATTGGCGTGTGCTATGGTGCACATCCCGCAGATTCGCTGCGCGCGATGGCGCCGGTGCATTGCGCGACCTCCATCCCCGACCTGACCGACTGGCTGCTGGCCCATGCCTGA
- a CDS encoding RluA family pseudouridine synthase — protein sequence MNELRHQIEKAAEAAPASPQVAYVTIDEGSEGQRIDNFLLKVAKGVPKSHIYRVLRSGEVRVNKGRIDATYRLQSGDVVRIPPMRVANSAQSDNAQHVPAGEFPVLFEDAQLLVINKPAGVAVHGGSGVAFGVIEQLRRSRPQAKFLELVHRLDRETSGILVLAKKRSALVHLHEQIRGSAMDKRYFACVAGEFPNARQHVKLPLYKYSTPDGERRVRVQADGLASHTVFNRVEAFQGFTLLEAELKTGRTHQIRVHLAHSGFPIVGDEKYGDFSLNKALARSGAKPGLKRMFLHAHRLVFIHPATGEPLAVEAPLPDECVGFLQQLRELHAPE from the coding sequence ATGAATGAGTTACGCCATCAAATTGAAAAGGCTGCCGAAGCTGCGCCGGCCAGCCCACAGGTGGCGTATGTCACGATTGACGAAGGCTCGGAAGGTCAGCGCATTGACAATTTCCTGCTGAAGGTGGCCAAGGGCGTGCCCAAGAGCCATATCTACCGGGTGCTGCGTTCGGGTGAAGTTCGCGTCAATAAGGGCCGGATCGATGCCACTTATCGCCTGCAGTCGGGTGATGTCGTGCGCATTCCGCCAATGCGGGTGGCGAATTCGGCGCAATCGGACAATGCCCAGCATGTGCCAGCGGGCGAATTCCCGGTGCTGTTTGAGGACGCCCAGCTGCTGGTGATCAACAAGCCGGCCGGCGTGGCCGTGCACGGCGGCTCGGGCGTGGCCTTCGGTGTGATCGAGCAATTGCGCCGGTCCCGGCCCCAGGCCAAGTTCCTGGAACTGGTGCACCGGCTCGATCGCGAGACCTCCGGCATCCTGGTGCTGGCCAAGAAGCGCTCGGCGTTGGTCCACCTGCACGAGCAGATTCGCGGCAGCGCGATGGACAAGCGCTATTTCGCCTGCGTGGCCGGCGAATTCCCGAACGCGCGCCAGCATGTGAAGCTGCCTCTATATAAGTACAGCACGCCGGACGGCGAGCGCCGGGTGCGGGTGCAGGCCGACGGGCTGGCCTCGCACACCGTGTTCAACCGGGTCGAGGCCTTCCAGGGCTTCACCCTGCTGGAGGCCGAGCTGAAGACTGGCCGTACCCACCAGATCCGCGTTCACCTGGCCCACTCGGGCTTCCCGATTGTCGGGGACGAAAAATATGGCGACTTCTCGCTGAACAAGGCGCTGGCGCGTTCCGGTGCCAAGCCGGGCCTCAAACGCATGTTCCTGCACGCCCACCGGCTGGTGTTTATCCACCCGGCCACGGGCGAGCCGCTGGCGGTGGAAGCGCCGCTGCCCGACGAGTGCGTCGGATTCCTGCAACAATTGCGTGAACTGCATGCCCCGGAGTAG